From a single Brassica napus cultivar Da-Ae chromosome C9, Da-Ae, whole genome shotgun sequence genomic region:
- the LOC106405147 gene encoding protein DETOXIFICATION 28, translated as MGERDDETGGVEKARIPLLRDRNEEEEEKDILVETKKLWRIVGPAIFTRITTYLILVITQAFAGHLGELELAAISIVNNVIIGFNFGLLLGMASALETLCGQAFGAKKYNMLGVYLQRSWIVLFLFAISLLPMYFFATPILKYLGQPDDIAELSGTIAVWVIPIHFAFAFVFPLNRFLQCQLRNVVIAIASGVALVVHIFVCWLFVYVLELGVIGTMATVNVSWWFNLLVLFTYTTCGGCPLTWTGFSIEAFTGLWEFAKLSVSSGIMICLENWYYKILILMTGNLKDTKIVVDSLSICMSINGLELMIPIAFLAGTGVRVANELGAGSGKRARFAMIVSVTQSLLIGIIFSVLVVFLHDQIGWIFSSSETVIKAVNDLSILLAFTILLNSVQPVLSGVAIGSGWQSFVAYINLGCYYFIGLPLGFVMGWIFKSGVKGIWGGMILGGTGIQTLVLIFLVVRCDWEKEAQKASARVRKWSTSNSEAIN; from the exons ATGGGAGAGAGAGACGACGAAACAGGAGGTGTAGAGAAGGCAAGGATTCCTCTGTTAAGGGATCGAaatgaagaggaggaagagaaagatATATTGGTGGAGACGAAGAAGCTATGGCGTATTGTTGGACCAGCCATATTCACCAGAATCACCACCTACTTGATCCTCGTCATTACTCAGGCCTTTGCCGGCCACCTCGGCGAGCTTGAACTCGCCGCTATCTCCATCGTTAACAACGTCATCATCGGCTTCAACTTCGGCCTCCTT CTAGGAATGGCGAGTGCGTTGGAAACGCTGTGTGGTCAAGCGTTCGGAGCGAAAAAATACAACATGTTAGGAGTGTATTTGCAGCGGTCTTGGATTGTTCTCTTCTTATTCGCCATCTCGCTTCTCCCTATGTACTTCTTTGCAACTCCGATTCTTAAGTACTTGGGCCAGCCTGATGACATCGCCGAACTCTCTGGTACCATCGCAGTTTGGGTTATTCCTATCCATTTCGCATTTGCCTTCGTTTTCCCTCTCAATAGATTCCTCCAATGCCAGCTCAGGAATGTg GTGATTGCAATAGCATCTGGAGTGGCACTTGTAGTTCACATATTTGTGTGCTGGCTTTTTGTGTACGTTCTTGAACTTGGAGTCATAGGGACCATGGCTACTGTTAACGTCTCATGGTGGTTCAATTTACTCGTCTTATTTACTTACACCACTTGCGGTGGTTGTCCGCTCACTTGGACTGGTTTCTCCATCGAAGCTTTCACAGGACTATGGGAATTCGCTAAGCTCTCTGTCTCTTCCGGTATCATGATTTG CTTGGAGAATTGGTATTATAAGATTTTAATCCTGATGACTGGAAATCTgaaggatacaaaaattgttgtCGACTCCCTGTCTATATG CATGTCGATAAATGGACTGGAGCTGATGATTCCAATTGCTTTCCTCGCTGGGACCGG cGTACGAGTGGCAAATGAACTAGGGGCAGGCAGTGGGAAACGAGCAAGATTTGCAATGATCGTATCAGTGACACAGTCCTTACTCATCGGAATAATATTTTCCGTGCTCGTTGTATTTCTTCATGATCAAATCGGTTGGATCTTTTCTTCAAGTGAAACCGTCATAAAAGCAGTCAATGATCTCTCTATTCTTTTAGCTTTTACCATTCTTCTCAACAGTGTCCAACCGGTTCTTTCGG gtgTGGCCATTGGTTCAGGTTGGCAATCATTCGTGGCATATATAAATTTGGGATGCTATTATTTCATCGGACTTCCACTTGGATTTGTCATGGGTTGGATTTTCAAATCTGGTGTTAAG GGCATTTGGGGCGGTATGATATTGGGAGGAACTGGGATTCAAACATTGGTATTGATATTTTTAGTTGTGAGATGTGACTGGGAAAAAGAG GCACAAAAGGCAAGTGCGCGCGTTAGAAAATGGTCGACCTCAAACTCAGAGGCAATAAATTGA
- the LOC106403776 gene encoding uncharacterized protein LOC106403776, with protein MRKVYAMLSFTVRLRRRLGSVHQYRYLRLIWKARNAFFFERVRYEAEAIVSKAEEDATIWTQLQRQDQEEPNTLPREMLYRGSWKPPPLDMVKCNVGASWRSGSQWSGAAWIIRDSQGQAISHSRRSYSTCRSATEAGLNALFWAVEAVKNMRMNKVILEVSSPEVYEVLTNPRHSLRRCTLTARVLHLLSLISHYHLTYVHIEANQVAAEIALSVTRDTRLQSYVAHGGPTWLRTLILKEASVTATDDAS; from the exons ATGAGGAAAGTATATGCCATGCTCTCTTTCACTGTAAGGCTGCGAAGGAGACTTGGGAGCGTTCATCAATACCGTTACCTCCGGCTG ATTTGGAAAGCGAGAAATGCATTTTTCTTTGAGAGAGTGCGCTACGAGGCAGAAGCGATAGTCTCTAAAGCTGAAGAAGATGCAACAATATGGACACAGCTTCAACGACAAGACCAAGAAGAGCCTAATACTTTACCTAGGGAAATGCTCTACAGAGGAAGTTGGAAACCCCCGCCCTTGGATATGGTCAAGTGCAATGTTGGCGCTTCTTGGAGGAGTGGCTCGCAATGGAGTGGGGCAGCATGGATCATCCGAGATTCTCAGGGACAGGCCATCTCACATAGTAGACGATCTTATTCTACGTGTCGTTCTGCCACAGAGGCAGGTTTGAACGCTCTGTTCTGGGCGGTGGAAGCAGTTAAGAATATGCGTATGAATAAAGTCATCCTGGAGGTGTCTTCTCCCGAAGTTTATGAGGTGTTAACCAACCCTAGGCATAGTTTGAGAAGGTGTACGTTGACGGCTAGGGTGCTTCATCTTTTGAGCTTGATAAGCCATTACCATCTGACGTATGTCCATATTGAGGCGAATCAAGTAGCTGCGGAGATTGCTCTTAGTGTCACACGTGATACTCGTCTTCAGTCATATGTTGCTCACGGAGGCCCTACATGGCTTAGGACCCTTATTCTCAAGGAAGCGTCGGTGACTGCCACAGACGATGCGAGTTGA